The genomic segment GCACCGGCGCCTATTACCCCTTCGCTCTCCTCTTCTTCCAGGCCCGGCTCGGCTTCTCGCTCTCCCGCATCGGCGCGGGTCTGACGATCGCCGCGCTGATCGCGCTGCCGGCACTGCCGCTGGTCGGCCGGCTCATCGACCGGTTCGGCCCCAAGTGGGTTCTGCTCGCTGCCGCGTTGATGAGAGCCGCCGCCTTCGGCCTCTATCTCTTCGCGGGCGACTTCTGGGAGTTCGTCGCACTGAGTGTGGTCGTCGCGCTCAGCCTGCGTACGGAGCAGACCGCGTCCCCCGTGCTGGCGAGCGCCCTGGCCGGTGAGCGGCAGCAGGGGCGCTGGCTCGCCCTGTCCCGTTCGATGTTCAACGCGGGCTTCGGCTGCGGCGCGATGCTGGCCGGTCTCGCCGCGTCCGGGCGGGCGGCGGACCTCGCCGTGGTCGGCGCGGCCAACGCGGTCTGCATCGCCCTGGCCACCGTGCTCTATCTGCCGCTCGCCGGTGGCCGGAGCATGTCCGCGCCCGCCCGGGACGACCGCGGGGCGCTCGCCGAAAAGCCCTGGCGGCACGGGAGGTTCCGCGCCGTCGTCGCCGCCGGCGCCGGTCTGTGGATGATCGCCGTCGCGGTGGAGTCCGCCATGCCGGTGTACGTGATGAGGCGGCTGGACACCGGGCCATGGGTGATCGGCGTGCTGTTCGCCATGAACACCGCGCTGCTCGCGCTGTGCCAGGTGCCCGTCGCCCACCGCCTGGAGCGCCACCGGCCCCGCGCGCTCGTGGCGGTCGGAGCCGTACTGCACATCGGGCTGCTCGGGGCGCTGGGCATCGCCGGCGGCTTCGGCCCGGGAACACAGGTGGGCCTGCTGCTGTTCGGCATGGCCCTGTACACGCTCGGCGAACTCATCTCCTCCCAGTCGCTGCTCGTCCTTCTGACCTCCATCGCGCCCGAGCACAGGCGCGGTTCCTTCCTGGCCTTCAACCAGATGTTCGTCGGCCTAGCCAACGCCGTAACCCCGCTGATGGTGACGCTCTTCCTCGACCACTCGGCGACCGGCCTGTGGTGGGTGCTCGTGGCCTGCGCGGTCGCGGTCACCCTGATCGGCCGTCGCTCCCCGAAGACGGCGGAGCCGTCCCGGCCCGCCGTTCCGCGATCCCGGCACGACCCCAAGGAAAGGACCACAAGGTGACTTTCACCGCTTCGGACGTCTCCCTCGGCGGACCGGCTCATGTGCTGATCGACGAGGCACTGTCGAAGTACCCGCAGTACCGCGCGTTCCGGCGCGGCGAGCTCAGCCGGGCGGACTACTGTGCGTGGGTCGGCTCCGGCGCGGCCCCGCTGTCCGAAACCGGCCTGAACGAGGACCAGTTCAACCTCTCCACCCGGCTGCCGGTCAACGAGTGGGCGTACACCGAGCGGATTCTCGAAGAGCTGGCCGACGCCGGTGTGATCGGCTCCACGTGCTACCCGGCCGACGAGTTCGGGCCGCTGTACAACACCGTCGCCGCGACCTTCCGGCACGGCCCGTACAAGACGTACATCTTCCCGGAGGAGGCGCGGCTGCTCTTCGCCCTCGCGCACATCCTGGAGCCGCGCCGCACGGTCTTCCCCGGTTCCTACTACGGCTACTGGGCGGTCTGGGCCATGCCCGGCATCATCGCCGCCGGAGGCACCGCCACGCTCGTCGACATCAACACCGACACGATGCGCCGGGCGCAGGACAATCTGCGGGCCCTCGGTCTCGACGAGGGCGTCGACTACGTGACCGAGGACGCCATCGCCTTCGGCCGCACCCTCGACCGTGTCGACTTCTGCGTCCTGGACGCGGAGGGCCCCAAGGACGCCGAGGACCCGCTGCTGCGGGACAAGGCGATCTACGAGCCGATCATGCGGGCGACCAGTCGTGCCATCCGTCCCGGCGGCGTGCTGCTGGCGCACAACATGCTGCTCCAGAACCTCACGGAGAACCGCTACTTCGCCGGGCGGATCGCCAACAACGAGTCGCAGTACGCGGGCTTCCACAGCCACCTGGACGAGTACTACGACGTCCACGCCGTGTACCCGACGACCGAGGGCGTGGGCGTGTACCGCCGCTCGGACAAGGAATAGGGACCCGGTCGACGACGGCCCGGTGTCCTCTTCGGAAACCACTGCGGACTGCGCGATGACTGAGAACGGACAACGCCTGGTGATCCGCCGACTGGAGACCGCGGATCTCGCCGCGGTACGGGAGATCTACAACCACGCCGTGCGCCGGTCCACCTCCACCCTCGACACCGAGGAGAAGACAACCGCCCAGATGCGGCAGTGGCTGGACCATCACGACGAGCGGTATCCGGCGGTGGCGGCCGAGTCCGACGGCGTCGTCGTCGGCTACGGATCGCTCAGCCAGTTCGCCTCGCGCGGCGGCTACCGGGCCAGCGCGGAGATCTCCGTGTACGTCGGTCCCGGGTTCCAGGGGCGCGGTGTGGGTACCCGGCTGTGCCACTGGCTGACCCGGCACGCGGAGGAGACCGGGTTCACCGGCGTCCTGGCGGTCATCACCGCCGGCAACACGAGGTCGACACGTCTGTTCCGCGACGCCGGATACACCTACAGCGGCGTGCTGAACGACATCGGGTACAAGCACGGGAGTCTGGTCGACCTTGAGCTGTACCAGCGCGGATTCCCCGCCAACCGGGCCCGTTACGCGGGCCCGGAAACGCCGGTCACCGGTGGGCCGACGGGCACGGAGTCGGTGGCGGGGTCGGGGCCGGTGGTGGGGTCGGGGCCGGTGGCCGGCTCGGGCTCGATGACTGGGCCGGTGGCGGGATCGGGATCGGTAACGGGGCCGGTGGCAGGCTCGGGGTCGATGACGGGGCCGGTGGCGGGCTCGGGGCCGGTGGCAGGCACGCGGTCGGTGATTGCGACGGGGCCGGGGCCGGTGGCGGGCAACGCGGGCACGGGGTCGGTGGCAGGGCCGGTGACGGGCACGGGGCCGGGGCCGGGCGCACGCTCGTACGCGGGTACGGGCGCGGGCGCCGTCTCCCCGTACACCCGTGCCGTGCACGCGCAGGCCCACGCGGTCACCGAACTGCTCGACGGCGACCGGCCGCCCGCCCTGGACGCGTCCCGTCCGATCGTCCTGGCCGCCGCCGGGCTCTCCCTGCACTCCTGCCGCACAGCGGCGGCCTGGGCCCGTCTCCTCAGCGGGGGTCGGGTCAGGCCCGCCGTACTGCCCTCGCACGCGCTGACCGCGGACGAGCCGCTGCACCCGGACGACCAGGTGGTCCTGGTCGGCCCGGAGGCGTCGCGGGGGCCGCTCGCCCGCCTCGCGACGGCCGCGTACGTCGTCGACGGCGGCCCCGGCGGGCGGTCCATGCCACGGGCCGTCGCACGCGTCGGCGAACTGGCCGTACTCGCGCGGCTGATCGCCCGCACCCTGGGCGAGGACGCGGCGGGGCCGCTGATGAGCGGCCTGCGCGGCGTCCCGGACGCGCTGAGCCGCGCGGCGGACCTTCCGCTCTCGCCTGCCGCCGAGGAGGCACTGGCGTGCGGCCGGCGCGCGCCGCTGCTCATCGCGAGCGGCGCGCTCGACGCCCCCGCCGCGGCCGAGGCAGCCGCGGCCGTCAAGAGCGCCGCACAGCGCTGGGCGGAGGCCGTCTGCCTCGACGCGATCGACGACACGGGCCTCGACATGGGCCTCGACGCGGTGGGCGACGCGGCGGGCGGTGGCGAGGGCGGCCCCGCCACGGCCTGCCTCGTCCGACCGCCGGGACACGACGGGGCACGGGCCGACCGGCTGGCCGGCCGTCTACGCGCTCTCGGTGTACGCGTGGTCATCAGCAGCGACGATGAGGAGTCAGACATGCCCTTTCCGGAAGTCCCCTCCCTGGTACGGTCGTTCGTCATCACGACGCCCTTCCAGCGACCGCCGTCCACCGGAACGGTGACCCGATGAGCGTCACCGAGGCGTACCTCCAGGAGTGCCTGGCGGACGGTGGCGGCATGCGCGACGTGGTCAGCCGTACGCGCTTCCCACCGGCCTTCCAGGAGTGCTGGGGCGCCAGGATGCTGGCCCGGCCCATGTTCGTGCCGGAAGGCGAACTCGCCGCGGCCGTACGCGACATCGAGACCGTCTTCACCCTCCTCGGCTCGCTGCCCTTCCGGCTCTTCGACGGCGACGTGGACCACTACTGCTCGCTGCTGGGCATCGCCCCCGACAAGGCCGCCGTACTGCGCCGGTTCGCCGGCACGGGCCCCGTACGCTACGGCCGCGCCGACCTCTACCACGACGGCCGTGACTTCAAGCTGCTGGAGTTCAACGTCGCCAGCGACCTGGGCGGCACGGACCGGGCCGAGATGCAGCGGTCCCTGCTGGACACCGAGCCCTTCGGCGAGTTCGCGCGGCGGCATGGGCTCGGCTACGTCCACACCGGCGAGGAGATCGTCCGCGCCCTGCGCGGCGCCTGCCGGCCGACAGCCGGGGAGCGCACACCCCGGGTGGCGCTGGTCTGCGCGCGAGGCGGACTCGCCCGGTTCGGACACCTGTTGCTCGCGTTCCGGGAGACGCTGCACCGCCTGGGTCTGCCGATCGCCCTCGCCGAGCTCGACGACGTCACCGAG from the Streptomyces sp. AM 4-1-1 genome contains:
- a CDS encoding MFS transporter, which codes for MRWFGAACFVNAVGTGAYYPFALLFFQARLGFSLSRIGAGLTIAALIALPALPLVGRLIDRFGPKWVLLAAALMRAAAFGLYLFAGDFWEFVALSVVVALSLRTEQTASPVLASALAGERQQGRWLALSRSMFNAGFGCGAMLAGLAASGRAADLAVVGAANAVCIALATVLYLPLAGGRSMSAPARDDRGALAEKPWRHGRFRAVVAAGAGLWMIAVAVESAMPVYVMRRLDTGPWVIGVLFAMNTALLALCQVPVAHRLERHRPRALVAVGAVLHIGLLGALGIAGGFGPGTQVGLLLFGMALYTLGELISSQSLLVLLTSIAPEHRRGSFLAFNQMFVGLANAVTPLMVTLFLDHSATGLWWVLVACAVAVTLIGRRSPKTAEPSRPAVPRSRHDPKERTTR
- a CDS encoding GNAT family N-acetyltransferase, coding for MTENGQRLVIRRLETADLAAVREIYNHAVRRSTSTLDTEEKTTAQMRQWLDHHDERYPAVAAESDGVVVGYGSLSQFASRGGYRASAEISVYVGPGFQGRGVGTRLCHWLTRHAEETGFTGVLAVITAGNTRSTRLFRDAGYTYSGVLNDIGYKHGSLVDLELYQRGFPANRARYAGPETPVTGGPTGTESVAGSGPVVGSGPVAGSGSMTGPVAGSGSVTGPVAGSGSMTGPVAGSGPVAGTRSVIATGPGPVAGNAGTGSVAGPVTGTGPGPGARSYAGTGAGAVSPYTRAVHAQAHAVTELLDGDRPPALDASRPIVLAAAGLSLHSCRTAAAWARLLSGGRVRPAVLPSHALTADEPLHPDDQVVLVGPEASRGPLARLATAAYVVDGGPGGRSMPRAVARVGELAVLARLIARTLGEDAAGPLMSGLRGVPDALSRAADLPLSPAAEEALACGRRAPLLIASGALDAPAAAEAAAAVKSAAQRWAEAVCLDAIDDTGLDMGLDAVGDAAGGGEGGPATACLVRPPGHDGARADRLAGRLRALGVRVVISSDDEESDMPFPEVPSLVRSFVITTPFQRPPSTGTVTR